Proteins from a genomic interval of Desulfurobacterium sp. TC5-1:
- a CDS encoding divalent metal cation transporter — protein MENYQKVKKRIKNFGPGIITGGADNDPAGIVTYTMIGATTGLHQLWLMVLSTPMMIAVQDSVARIAIVTEKSLSEVLKTFYTKKTATIVISLLLIANLFTIAADMEAVAQIFEIVTGIHAIYWLIPINLLIGYLVIFKTYRTIKKILVFLTAILSVYIFSAIKCKPDIGTLIINTFIPHIKLSATFFMAALGLLGTTISPYMMFWQATEEKIEHKTVIQIEDATFDTVAGMVYSNLVAYFIIVAAAYTLFKYRIPVSTIKEAAIAIKPVAGNFSFALFSIGITAAGFLAIPVLAGSSAYAIADLFGWREGFEEKISGAKGFYIVFLGSLLLGDIINLSPMSAVDALYYSQILDGILLPFLVAVIAIVANNKKIMGNFTNTFFNNIFCLITFIVALVCTFIMLWQLIV, from the coding sequence ATGGAAAACTACCAGAAAGTAAAAAAACGAATAAAAAATTTCGGACCTGGCATAATAACGGGAGGAGCAGACAACGACCCAGCCGGAATAGTAACCTACACGATGATAGGTGCTACCACCGGACTTCATCAGCTCTGGCTTATGGTTCTTTCAACGCCTATGATGATAGCCGTTCAGGATTCCGTCGCAAGGATAGCAATAGTAACAGAAAAGAGTCTTTCCGAAGTCTTAAAAACTTTTTACACGAAGAAAACGGCAACAATTGTCATATCGCTACTGCTCATAGCAAACCTTTTCACAATAGCCGCTGATATGGAAGCGGTTGCACAGATATTTGAAATCGTAACAGGAATTCATGCAATATACTGGTTAATACCTATAAACCTTCTGATAGGATACCTTGTAATTTTCAAAACCTACAGAACAATCAAAAAGATCCTGGTTTTCCTGACAGCCATACTTTCCGTTTACATATTTTCTGCGATAAAGTGCAAACCTGATATTGGAACTCTCATAATTAATACTTTTATTCCTCACATAAAACTGTCGGCAACCTTTTTTATGGCCGCTTTAGGACTCCTCGGCACAACAATATCACCTTACATGATGTTCTGGCAGGCAACGGAAGAAAAGATAGAACACAAAACGGTCATTCAGATAGAAGATGCAACGTTTGACACAGTTGCTGGAATGGTCTATTCAAACTTAGTTGCTTACTTTATCATTGTTGCTGCCGCTTACACGCTGTTTAAATACCGCATTCCCGTTTCGACGATAAAAGAAGCCGCAATAGCCATAAAACCTGTTGCAGGCAATTTCTCGTTTGCACTTTTCTCAATTGGAATAACCGCCGCCGGTTTCCTTGCAATACCTGTTCTTGCAGGCTCTTCAGCATACGCAATAGCAGACCTTTTCGGATGGCGGGAAGGATTCGAAGAGAAGATAAGCGGTGCAAAGGGATTTTACATCGTCTTTTTGGGCTCCCTGCTCCTGGGAGACATTATTAACCTTTCCCCAATGTCAGCGGTTGATGCCCTCTATTACAGCCAGATATTAGACGGAATTCTTCTGCCCTTTTTAGTTGCCGTCATAGCAATTGTAGCGAACAACAAAAAAATAATGGGAAACTTCACAAACACATTTTTCAATAATATATTTTGTTTAATAACATTTATCGTGGCGCTTGTTTGCACTTTCATAATGCTGTGGCAGCTAATTGTTTGA
- a CDS encoding DUF507 family protein: MQKGGKFVQLLVNEITKNLVGKDYIIVDDKNYFKNKVLEIIINEYKVEKELEEEAERILQENSDEIMYRGIPFFKARKLIKEKLAKERGIPAAGSIFSREKANYLAGKILKFILTDDEIDYTQERGIIRQEIVKAFNTIAQLKKEVDQAAKHKIESMSKPIPEGTPEWFALYRKFYEEELISRGLLDTEETE; encoded by the coding sequence ATGCAGAAGGGCGGTAAGTTCGTGCAACTCCTTGTAAACGAGATAACGAAAAACCTTGTTGGAAAGGACTACATAATCGTTGACGACAAGAACTATTTTAAAAATAAAGTCCTTGAAATCATCATCAATGAATACAAGGTTGAGAAAGAGTTAGAAGAAGAGGCGGAAAGAATCCTGCAGGAAAATTCGGACGAGATCATGTACAGAGGTATCCCGTTTTTCAAGGCACGCAAGCTCATAAAAGAGAAACTGGCAAAGGAAAGAGGTATTCCCGCAGCAGGTAGCATATTCAGCAGAGAAAAGGCAAACTACCTTGCAGGAAAAATCCTCAAATTTATTTTAACTGACGATGAAATAGACTACACACAGGAAAGGGGCATCATCAGACAGGAAATAGTAAAAGCATTTAACACGATAGCTCAGCTCAAAAAAGAAGTTGATCAGGCTGCAAAACACAAGATAGAGTCCATGTCAAAGCCGATACCTGAAGGCACACCGGAGTGGTTTGCCCTATACAGAAAATTCTACGAAGAAGAACTTATATCAAGAGGTCTCCTTGATACAGAAGAAACTGAGTAA
- a CDS encoding Fur family transcriptional regulator, which translates to MKNIETMVENFKKIARSKGMKITPQRVAIYRELISRHDHPSAEDIYDALKGKFAGISLATVYRTLTSLENAGLAVKVATVNGVARFDGKITPHSHFICKMCGRVVDIDCDVNVEMEKLKKYNFSVEKCEVIYYGVCDKCQN; encoded by the coding sequence ATGAAAAATATAGAAACCATGGTTGAAAATTTCAAGAAAATCGCCCGCTCGAAAGGTATGAAAATTACACCCCAGAGGGTGGCAATTTACAGAGAGCTCATAAGCAGACACGACCATCCGTCAGCAGAAGATATCTACGATGCCCTTAAAGGGAAATTCGCAGGAATATCCCTCGCTACAGTGTATAGGACACTAACAAGCCTTGAAAATGCAGGTCTTGCAGTGAAAGTTGCAACTGTTAACGGCGTTGCAAGATTCGATGGAAAGATAACGCCCCACAGCCACTTTATCTGTAAAATGTGTGGAAGAGTGGTGGATATAGACTGTGATGTAAATGTAGAAATGGAAAAACTCAAAAAATACAATTTCAGCGTTGAAAAGTGCGAAGTAATCTACTACGGTGTCTGCGATAAATGTCAGAACTAA
- a CDS encoding glutamine amidotransferase, producing the protein MKALFVKNIEIEGPGTLAPLFERKGVKVETIDAFRGETVDSVDDYEFITILGGPMGVYEADKYPFLNSEFKLVEEAIKKNKRVVGICLGAQIIAHVLGARVYKGEMGKEIGWYELYPQNEFEFLYRHKMEVFEWHGDTFDLPEGATKLASTPLYPNQAFRLNRAVGLQYHIEVTKEDIEKWIGAYREEVVSEGLTPEQILGNDDKKWEMLKVYSSVFVEFLFKI; encoded by the coding sequence ATGAAGGCACTTTTTGTTAAGAACATAGAGATTGAAGGACCCGGAACACTTGCGCCGCTTTTTGAGAGAAAAGGGGTAAAGGTTGAAACTATTGATGCTTTTCGCGGCGAGACGGTGGATTCGGTTGACGATTATGAGTTTATAACAATATTAGGCGGTCCTATGGGGGTTTATGAGGCTGATAAGTATCCTTTCCTTAACAGTGAGTTTAAGCTGGTTGAGGAGGCTATAAAGAAAAACAAAAGGGTTGTTGGAATATGCCTTGGCGCCCAGATAATAGCACACGTTTTAGGTGCCAGAGTTTACAAAGGTGAGATGGGAAAAGAGATAGGGTGGTACGAACTCTATCCTCAGAATGAGTTCGAATTTTTGTACAGGCACAAGATGGAAGTTTTTGAGTGGCACGGCGACACGTTTGACCTGCCTGAAGGGGCAACAAAGCTTGCTTCAACGCCTCTCTATCCAAATCAGGCTTTCAGATTAAATAGAGCTGTTGGCCTTCAGTACCACATAGAGGTTACGAAGGAAGATATAGAAAAGTGGATTGGCGCATACAGGGAAGAGGTTGTTTCAGAAGGTTTAACGCCTGAACAGATACTTGGCAATGACGATAAGAAGTGGGAAATGCTTAAAGTCTATTCTTCCGTCTTTGTTGAGTTTTTATTCAAGATTTGA
- the gyrB gene encoding DNA topoisomerase (ATP-hydrolyzing) subunit B, with translation MPENKKYDASAIKVLEGLEAVRKRPGMYIGDTGSYGLHHLVFEVVDNSVDEALAGYCTEIEVTIHEDNSITVADNGRGIPVDIHPEYGKPAAEIVLTVLHAGGKFEKEAYQYSGGLHGVGVSVVNALSEWLIVEIHRDGKVYKQTYEKGKPVTAFTCIGETHKRGTIVTFKPDPEIFEVTEFSWDILANRLRELAFLNKGLKITLIDEREEPAKKEVFYYEGGIVEFVKKINEKKGPLFPDPIYMEGAKNDVIVEVALQYNSTYSEQIFSFVNNINTREGGTHVAGFRSALTRAVTKFIDENNLIPKNAKVSITGDDVREGLVAVISVKVPNPQFEGQTKAKLGNSEVKPIVTSVVYEKLTAFLNERPDIGRKIAEKVITAARAREAAKRAREMTRRKSALEEFSLPGKLADCSERDPEKTELYLVEGDSAGGSAKQGRDRRFQAILPLKGKIINVEKARIEKVLSNDEIKTIITALGTGVGSHFDISKLRYHKIIIMTDADVDGAHIRTLLLTFFFRQFPEIVEKGYLYIAQPPLYRIKKGKKEMYIKSDAEFEKVVADFALDTLTLLDGKGKGIEKEEGLKIVEEIRKLNEIISILSRKRNREIVNALLRAQADYKDLYNREKTEKLVEKIRENLPESMKESEIRIKENKDSCCFFIEIDIPFDNYLTKTVIVDEKLLISDLFKRAKGLKARIREYLGQPPYRLKKKNETLEFETIDELYDCILKIGKEGIYIQRYKGLGEMNPDQLWETTMNPENRTLLKVSVEDAVNADEIFTILMGDKVEPRREFIQKFAREVRNLDI, from the coding sequence ATGCCAGAAAACAAAAAATACGACGCATCAGCGATTAAAGTTCTTGAAGGTCTTGAAGCTGTCAGGAAACGACCAGGAATGTACATCGGGGACACGGGAAGTTACGGACTTCATCACCTCGTATTTGAAGTTGTTGACAACAGCGTTGACGAAGCTTTAGCCGGTTACTGTACAGAGATAGAAGTAACAATTCACGAAGATAATTCTATAACGGTTGCTGACAACGGAAGGGGAATCCCCGTTGACATACATCCAGAATATGGAAAGCCTGCCGCGGAAATAGTTCTTACTGTCCTTCACGCAGGCGGAAAGTTTGAGAAAGAGGCATACCAGTATTCAGGAGGCCTTCACGGAGTAGGTGTATCGGTAGTCAACGCACTTTCAGAGTGGCTGATAGTTGAAATTCACAGAGACGGGAAAGTTTACAAACAAACATATGAAAAAGGGAAACCGGTAACTGCATTCACGTGCATCGGTGAAACACACAAAAGAGGAACAATAGTAACTTTTAAACCAGACCCTGAAATCTTTGAAGTAACAGAATTCAGCTGGGACATACTGGCCAACAGACTTAGAGAACTCGCATTTTTAAATAAAGGATTGAAAATAACGCTCATAGACGAAAGGGAAGAACCCGCTAAAAAAGAGGTCTTTTACTACGAAGGGGGTATCGTTGAATTTGTCAAAAAGATAAACGAAAAGAAAGGCCCCCTTTTCCCTGATCCTATTTACATGGAAGGTGCAAAGAACGATGTTATCGTAGAGGTTGCCCTCCAGTACAACTCCACATACTCTGAACAGATTTTCAGCTTTGTAAACAACATCAACACAAGAGAAGGCGGTACGCACGTAGCAGGATTTAGAAGCGCTCTAACAAGGGCTGTAACCAAGTTTATTGATGAAAACAACCTGATACCAAAAAACGCGAAAGTTTCAATAACGGGAGACGATGTAAGAGAAGGACTTGTAGCTGTTATCTCCGTTAAAGTTCCAAATCCCCAGTTTGAAGGACAGACAAAGGCAAAACTTGGAAACTCCGAAGTTAAGCCGATTGTAACATCCGTCGTTTACGAAAAACTTACGGCATTCTTAAATGAAAGACCCGACATTGGAAGGAAGATAGCAGAAAAGGTAATAACCGCAGCAAGGGCAAGGGAAGCAGCAAAAAGGGCAAGGGAAATGACCAGGAGAAAGAGTGCCCTTGAAGAATTTTCCCTGCCTGGAAAGCTTGCAGACTGTTCAGAGAGAGATCCAGAAAAAACGGAACTGTACCTTGTTGAGGGTGACTCTGCCGGTGGAAGTGCAAAACAGGGAAGAGACAGAAGATTTCAGGCTATTTTACCGTTAAAAGGTAAAATCATAAACGTTGAAAAGGCAAGAATAGAAAAGGTTCTCTCAAACGATGAAATTAAGACAATAATAACAGCACTGGGAACAGGTGTCGGAAGCCACTTTGACATATCAAAGCTCCGCTACCACAAAATCATAATAATGACAGACGCCGATGTTGACGGTGCCCATATCAGAACGCTGCTTTTAACATTCTTCTTCCGCCAGTTTCCTGAAATTGTGGAAAAAGGATATCTCTACATCGCACAACCTCCCCTTTACAGGATAAAAAAAGGCAAGAAAGAGATGTACATCAAATCAGATGCAGAATTTGAAAAAGTCGTTGCTGACTTTGCCCTTGACACTTTAACGCTACTTGACGGTAAAGGAAAGGGAATAGAGAAGGAAGAAGGCCTGAAAATTGTCGAAGAGATAAGAAAACTCAACGAAATCATTTCTATCCTTTCGAGAAAAAGAAACAGAGAAATTGTAAACGCACTTTTAAGAGCACAGGCAGATTATAAAGATCTATACAACAGAGAAAAAACAGAAAAACTCGTAGAAAAAATTAGAGAAAACCTGCCCGAATCAATGAAAGAGAGTGAGATAAGGATAAAAGAAAACAAAGATTCCTGCTGTTTCTTCATCGAGATAGACATCCCCTTTGACAACTACCTTACAAAAACCGTTATCGTTGACGAAAAACTCCTAATTTCTGACCTGTTTAAACGGGCAAAAGGACTTAAGGCACGAATAAGAGAATATCTTGGCCAGCCGCCGTACAGATTGAAGAAGAAAAATGAAACACTTGAGTTTGAGACGATAGACGAACTCTACGACTGTATCCTGAAAATCGGAAAGGAAGGCATATACATCCAGCGCTACAAAGGACTTGGCGAAATGAATCCTGATCAGCTGTGGGAAACAACAATGAATCCTGAAAACAGAACGCTGCTCAAAGTATCAGTAGAAGACGCTGTGAATGCCGACGAAATATTCACCATCCTTATGGGTGACAAGGTTGAACCAAGAAGAGAATTCATTCAGAAATTTGCCAGAGAGGTTAGAAACCTCGACATCTAA
- a CDS encoding CDC27 family protein — translation MKKILIASLLLAVTANAADINFGLKLYKDGMYDLADQTFSQVLTSPPKTIKPYLIPMAETFLKTKDINSLKKLLKIWKERYPTYKKGYYLGLSTFVNISEGKKLKDVFNETSFLSLPVKEKIDFLKVLSKAPLSTDEKFYILTLGRKRIDVKGALSDSGFLETFAEEAIRNKKQEITDYIFANYGDWLKGKTFELPYIRYLERQKRYDDALIRLKKLYKKEKNSEILFEMAKVYYLKGNYKTALKLARNLKTKEAKFLRAWAYFKSGKKREAFKELDMNIQKPSMPESLKAAVNFIEGKINPEEIKKFYPEYYYRALLFTFAPSADENVKGINNHDAGMFFFERGDFDKAFSHLKQALTSRKSIYLTPRTLYLLGKIAVINKDMGNMLYSEIANNFQNTSYYRASIIPYAKSLILKGNFDAAAKLLEYGIEQFKIESTEARKLLGKAYYYEGNYKKATITLKPIISKDDEAFHFFILSEFYGGKKRTAFEYLKAKLNNSRLFPEINYGRLCYLAAGLKKTSYLKKVPPPEEPLTAAMLAVLTGNKNLMKKLIYKTTGMAREAILYKLATMEKSPSRRFYYLSLLKAVAENPETANFAEKMEEYDAYRSGQFDSLLLNNPEFIAYNPENDISDINSIVEKANDYYEAKGILKAYGLYKLAAERTTDPEIRTSVATKMVEIDMKLKNYKRAVRDINLIPDKGQKEKDIKNYLLTEVYYKEGRLLDALNAGKAVANIENIPEEDRVKFAATLASLYKLAGNEEKAMELLNYIVKSGHLSEIDYDDLVNLALFLDKKGKKKEAIELLKEANKKAKKKEQKAESLFWLASVEEETGNREKALMDYLKIYYEVGVEPWTSTALYRAASILEDRGSYQQALKLLKKVVKIKGQSPEGIKALEKIKEIEKKMKGGVNAEGR, via the coding sequence ATGAAAAAAATCCTCATAGCCTCTCTACTTTTAGCAGTAACCGCCAATGCAGCAGATATAAATTTCGGTCTGAAACTATACAAAGACGGTATGTACGACTTAGCAGACCAGACATTTTCCCAGGTACTGACATCACCGCCTAAAACCATAAAACCATATCTCATTCCGATGGCAGAAACATTTTTAAAAACAAAAGATATAAACTCCCTGAAAAAACTTCTCAAAATATGGAAAGAGAGATACCCCACATACAAAAAGGGATACTACTTAGGTCTATCAACATTTGTAAACATCAGTGAAGGAAAAAAATTGAAGGATGTTTTCAATGAAACTTCATTCCTGTCACTTCCCGTAAAAGAGAAAATAGACTTTCTGAAAGTTCTCTCAAAAGCTCCCCTTTCAACGGATGAAAAGTTCTATATCCTCACATTGGGAAGAAAAAGGATAGACGTTAAAGGTGCATTATCAGACAGTGGATTTCTTGAAACATTTGCAGAAGAAGCAATAAGAAACAAAAAACAGGAAATAACCGACTACATATTTGCAAACTACGGCGACTGGTTAAAAGGAAAAACGTTTGAACTTCCGTACATAAGGTATCTTGAAAGACAGAAAAGATACGACGACGCACTTATAAGGCTCAAAAAACTCTATAAAAAAGAGAAAAATTCAGAAATCCTATTTGAAATGGCAAAGGTTTATTACCTCAAAGGCAACTATAAAACAGCCCTTAAACTTGCCAGAAACCTGAAAACAAAAGAAGCTAAGTTTTTAAGAGCGTGGGCATACTTTAAGTCAGGGAAGAAGAGAGAAGCATTTAAAGAATTGGATATGAACATTCAAAAACCCTCAATGCCTGAAAGTCTCAAAGCAGCAGTAAACTTCATAGAGGGAAAAATAAATCCTGAAGAAATTAAAAAATTCTATCCGGAATACTACTATCGGGCACTCCTTTTCACATTCGCACCATCGGCAGACGAAAATGTAAAAGGGATAAACAACCACGACGCAGGCATGTTTTTCTTTGAGAGAGGGGATTTCGACAAAGCGTTCAGCCACCTTAAGCAGGCACTAACCTCAAGGAAAAGCATCTATTTAACACCAAGAACGCTCTATCTGTTAGGTAAAATAGCCGTAATAAACAAAGACATGGGAAACATGCTCTACTCAGAAATAGCAAACAATTTTCAGAACACATCCTACTACCGTGCATCCATAATTCCTTACGCAAAATCCTTGATACTAAAGGGAAACTTTGATGCAGCTGCAAAGCTTCTTGAATACGGAATAGAGCAATTCAAGATAGAAAGCACAGAAGCAAGGAAACTTTTAGGCAAAGCCTATTATTACGAAGGTAACTACAAAAAAGCCACCATAACGTTAAAGCCTATAATAAGCAAAGATGACGAAGCTTTTCACTTTTTTATCCTTTCAGAATTTTACGGCGGGAAAAAACGAACTGCATTTGAATACTTAAAGGCGAAATTAAACAACAGCAGGCTCTTTCCAGAAATAAACTATGGAAGACTCTGCTACTTAGCTGCAGGCTTAAAGAAAACATCCTACCTGAAAAAAGTGCCACCACCGGAAGAACCACTAACAGCAGCTATGTTAGCCGTTTTAACAGGCAACAAAAACCTTATGAAAAAACTGATATACAAAACAACAGGAATGGCAAGAGAGGCGATCCTTTACAAACTTGCAACGATGGAAAAAAGCCCAAGCAGACGGTTTTACTACCTTTCACTTCTTAAAGCCGTCGCTGAAAATCCTGAAACGGCCAACTTTGCAGAGAAGATGGAAGAGTACGACGCTTACCGATCCGGACAGTTTGACAGTCTTCTCCTAAATAATCCTGAATTCATAGCCTACAACCCTGAAAACGACATATCGGACATAAACTCAATCGTTGAAAAGGCAAATGACTACTATGAAGCAAAAGGTATCCTGAAAGCTTACGGACTTTACAAACTGGCGGCTGAAAGAACGACAGACCCTGAAATAAGAACATCCGTAGCAACTAAAATGGTCGAAATAGACATGAAGCTTAAAAACTACAAAAGAGCGGTAAGGGACATAAACCTCATTCCGGACAAGGGGCAGAAAGAGAAAGACATAAAGAACTACCTCCTGACTGAAGTTTACTACAAAGAAGGAAGACTCCTTGATGCACTCAACGCTGGAAAGGCTGTTGCAAACATTGAAAACATTCCAGAAGAAGACAGGGTGAAATTCGCTGCCACCCTTGCATCTTTATACAAACTTGCAGGAAACGAAGAAAAGGCAATGGAACTTCTAAACTACATAGTAAAATCGGGACACCTCTCAGAAATTGATTATGATGACCTTGTCAACCTTGCACTGTTCCTCGACAAAAAAGGGAAGAAAAAAGAGGCTATTGAACTGTTGAAAGAGGCAAACAAAAAGGCAAAGAAAAAGGAACAGAAGGCAGAATCCCTTTTCTGGCTTGCATCTGTGGAGGAGGAAACGGGAAACCGTGAAAAGGCGCTGATGGACTACCTTAAAATATATTACGAAGTCGGCGTAGAACCCTGGACTTCAACAGCCCTTTACAGGGCAGCTTCCATACTTGAAGACAGGGGAAGCTACCAGCAGGCTTTGAAGTTGTTAAAGAAAGTGGTTAAAATTAAAGGGCAATCACCGGAAGGGATAAAAGCCCTTGAAAAGATTAAGGAAATTGAGAAAAAGATGAAAGGAGGCGTTAATGCAGAAGGGCGGTAA
- the truD gene encoding tRNA pseudouridine(13) synthase TruD — MAKIKTRPEDFKVREILKKGFLKGKGYRIYSLWKRRLETEEAVKRIAKVSNVPVKLIGYGGLKDKNAVTVQFISVPERFKLKEVKEKNLKVKFKGFSGKGITPAAVEGNSFEIVVREPLRYPERIDVLETLGIPGYYGEQRFTPVRGGQFFVSYLASDDFEGALLYLFTPAGWESSRSRKAKRAFVAKRFKEAARLFSGWRREVALFLDRCNDFKKALSFVPRKEIEFQFNVFQSYLFNKYLRFLINEKTGEKVVFKYKVGEMVFPLENIELPEKIPVFHPEDWTLYVPFLEDIGLELERLKEFSDFFHRFERETVVPVKGFKLQQISEGVVLRFTLPSGHYATNVVRFLFDAVRKKKIG; from the coding sequence TTGGCAAAGATTAAAACAAGGCCTGAAGATTTTAAGGTCAGGGAGATTCTTAAAAAGGGATTTCTGAAAGGAAAGGGTTATCGTATCTATTCTCTCTGGAAAAGGAGATTAGAGACGGAAGAGGCTGTTAAAAGGATTGCTAAAGTTTCAAATGTTCCTGTTAAGCTTATAGGCTACGGAGGATTAAAGGATAAAAATGCTGTTACCGTTCAGTTTATCTCTGTGCCGGAAAGGTTTAAGCTGAAAGAAGTTAAAGAAAAGAATTTGAAGGTAAAGTTCAAAGGATTTTCAGGCAAAGGGATTACACCTGCCGCCGTTGAGGGAAACAGTTTTGAAATTGTCGTTAGAGAGCCGCTTCGCTATCCTGAAAGGATCGACGTTTTAGAGACGCTTGGGATTCCCGGTTACTACGGTGAGCAGCGGTTTACGCCTGTTCGTGGTGGTCAGTTTTTTGTTTCATACCTTGCCTCTGATGATTTTGAAGGTGCGCTTCTTTATCTTTTTACACCGGCTGGCTGGGAGAGTTCAAGAAGCCGAAAGGCAAAGAGGGCTTTCGTTGCTAAAAGGTTTAAGGAGGCTGCACGGCTTTTTTCAGGTTGGCGGAGGGAGGTTGCCCTTTTTCTTGATAGGTGTAATGATTTTAAAAAAGCCCTTTCCTTTGTCCCGCGAAAAGAGATTGAATTTCAGTTTAACGTCTTTCAGAGTTATCTTTTCAATAAGTATCTTCGGTTTCTTATTAATGAAAAAACAGGGGAGAAGGTTGTTTTTAAGTATAAAGTTGGCGAAATGGTTTTTCCTCTTGAGAATATAGAACTTCCGGAGAAAATTCCTGTTTTTCATCCTGAAGATTGGACTTTGTATGTTCCTTTTCTGGAAGATATTGGTCTGGAACTGGAACGGCTAAAAGAGTTTTCTGACTTTTTTCACCGTTTTGAGAGAGAGACGGTTGTGCCTGTGAAAGGTTTTAAACTGCAGCAGATTTCAGAAGGTGTTGTTCTCAGGTTTACGCTTCCTTCAGGTCACTACGCTACAAATGTTGTAAGGTTTCTTTTTGATGCCGTGAGGAAGAAAAAAATAGGTTAG